TTGTGCTATGGAATTGGTGTCTAAGCAACTCACACAAAAGGAGAATTTGGACGTGGCACACCATAACACAATCCTTTCTCAACTGCTATCCTTGATCCCCAGACATGATTTTGAGCGCCTTGAACGCAAGCACTCCAGCGGACGCCAACCACGCATTTTCACCCGTTGGAGCCAGTTTGTATGCCTGGCCTT
Above is a genomic segment from Oceanidesulfovibrio indonesiensis containing:
- a CDS encoding DUF4372 domain-containing protein; this translates as MELVSKQLTQKENLDVAHHNTILSQLLSLIPRHDFERLERKHSSGRQPRIFTRWSQFVCLA